TTCCCGCTGGGGAGCGTGCTGTTCCCCTACACGCCGCTCGCGCTGAGGGTGTTCGAGCCGCGCTACCTCACGATGATCGGGCGACTCCTCGATGTGACGGATCCCGAGTTCGGGGTCGTGCTCATCGAGCGAGGACTCGAAGCAGGAGGCGGAGATCAACGTGCGTCCGTGGGCACCAGAGCGCGCATCCTGCAGATCGAGGCCGGCGCCGAAGACCTCTACGTCGTCGCGGTGGGCGGCGAGCGGCTGAGCGTTCACGAGTGGCGTGAGGACGATCCCTACCCCATCGCTCACGTATCGACGATGCCACCGCTCACGTGGGACGACGCACTCGAGCCCCTGCGTCGCGAGGCGGAACGGGTCGTCCGGCGCGTCGGGAGTCTCGCGTCGGCGCTGGGAGAATCACGATGGGATCCGGAGACGCCGCTGTCCGATGATCCTCTGGAGTCGTCCTGGCAGCTGGCCGCCATCACCCCGTTGGGGGAGTACGACCGGTTTCGTCTGCTGAACTCGACCACTCTCGGAGGCCTGCTGCGCGCCGTCATCGACCTGTCGCTCGACGAGGAGACGGTGCTCATTGCCCGCATCGCGGACGCGCGAGACCAGAACGAGGACGACCTCTAGACCCGAGTCCGCGACCCCGGCCGAATGCTCAGCCCGCAGGATCGTCGTCGCCTTGGCGGCGACGGCGATCACGCTGGGACACGGCGACGGCGGCGGCGCCGCTGGTCGCGGCGGCGAGCCCGGTCAGAGCGCTGACGAGCGGCTGGCCCAGGGTGAGCAGACTGACGATGACGCCCACGAAGAACACGAGCGCAAGCAAGCCGGTCGTGAACTTCATTTCTCCAGGCTAGGGACGTCGACGGCTGTGGGGCACTTCTAGGGGCGACTGGCGCCGGCGGAGTGCTCTCCAGATCAGACGTTCCGGCGATGCATCCATCTGGCCAGGAATACTCCCGCAGCGCCGACGACGATCATCGCTGCTCCAGCCCACGTCCAGAGTCCTTCGCTCGTGGTGACTCCGCGGACCGCCAGCACGAGACCGCCCAGCAGGCACCCCGTCGCCACGAGGGTCCGTACCCAACGTGCGAGCCGCCGACGCGGGCGATGCATACCTTCTGGCAGCGACCCGGGTCTCTTGCCGTACTCGTCTTCGCTCATGGACAGTCCAATCGCCCGTCGAGACGTCAGCGTATCGTGAGCGCGCGTGGCGCAATGCACCTCCCTTCACGGACGAGAGAGGGGATGGTAGCTGCCCGAGCGATGTCAGGATATGCGTCTAGGGTGCCGCTATGAGCGAATCGGGATGGCGGGGATTCCTCGCCAGCGCGGGCCTTGATGATTGGTCGATCCTTCATGGTGGCCCGACGGCGGTCTACCGGGTGGAATCCCTGACGAATGCCGCTCGGCTCGCCGCCGCGATCGCCGATCTGCCCGGACTAGGGCTCCGCACCGTCTTGACGCTGGCATCCGACCGCATGACCGTCAAGCTGACGCGCGAACTCTGGGCAACGGAGCAGGAGCATGTCGAGGTGGCGCGCGCGATCTCCGCCGTCGCTCGCGAATTCTCAGCAGTTGCCGATGCGAGTGCCGCTCAAGAAGTCCAGGTGGCGATCGCCGCGCATCCCGACGCGATCGATCTCCCGTTCTGGCGCGCAGTGCTCGGCTATGCGCCGATGGCGGAGGACAACGGCATCGACCCTCTTGGGCAAAGCTCGACGGTGTGGATGCAGGACCTCGATTCCGCGAAGCCTCTCCGGCACGCGATGCATCTCGACGTCTCGCTGTCGAAAGACCACATCCGGGCACGTCTCGAGACAGCTCTCACGGCGGGTGGCCGTATCGTCGACGACTCGGAAGCGCCGGCCTCGTGGATCCTCGCCGACAGATCCGGCAACAAGGTGTGCCTCGCGGCCTGGCCCGATGGTGCAGCACCGTCCGCGTGAACGGTTCTACTCGTCCCGTGAGGGGAGCGCGATCCGAAGGGACGTCCCTTCTCCGAGGACCGACGAGATGGATAGGTCCCCATGGTGGGCCTGAACGATCTCGCGAACGATCGCCAGTCCGAGTCCTGTTCCCTGGACAGCCTGATCCTGAGCATTGGTGGCGCGGTAGAAGCGGTCGAAGACGTGAGGGATGTCGTCCTCCGGAATGCCCATACCCGTGTCGGTGATGCTGATGACGACAGTCGTGGTTCCGTCTGATTGAAGCGCGGGCTTCATATCGACGTGGATACGACCGGACGAAGGCGTGAACTTCACGGCGTTCTCGATCACGTTCATGAACGCCTGCTCGAGTTGGTCCTCGTCGCCGTCGATGACGGCCCCTCCCTCGGCGCTCATCGTCAGAGATGCGCCCTGGGAAGCGGCGAGCGGACGGAGCGACTCTTCCACGCGCCGAAGCACCCGACCGACCTCGAACGACCTGGCAGTTTGCGTCGCGCGTCCGGACTCCAGCCGTGCAAGGAGCAGCATGTCTCTGGCGAGGTCATGAAGCCGACGCGCGTTGCGCTCGACGATCCACAACCTCTTCTTCGTACTCGCAGAGAGCGCCTCGTCGTCATCGAGAACGAGGTCGAGGTATCCCAGGATGGACGTCAACGGCGTTCGCATCTCGTGGCTCATCGTGTTGATGATGTCGCTCTTCGACTTGTCGAGCTCCTTCAGTTGCTGGACCAGGAGCTCCTGTCGCTCGAGCAGACGGGCGAGCGCGGCATGGCGGGACATCACGGTGACGGCGGCGAGGACGATGGCGGCCGCAGCCAGCACCAAGGCGACGGTGGGGACATGGGTCTGTGAGGCGATGAGCAGGACCACAAGGCTGGCGAGGACCGCGAGCGCTGGCACCGGCAGGATCCGGGGATTCGAGATCGTGGGGGTGATGCGGGGTTCGATTCGCGTCACGCCATCGACCCAGATCGCGGTGCAGGCGAGACCGAGCGTCCACGCGGCGTCGAGCGGAGTACCAGTCGAGTAGGTGCCCTCGCGGGTGAGCAGCGCATAGACGATGTCTGCCCCCGCGAACAAGAGGAATCCGACGACGAGGAAGGGCCAGCGAGGGCCGAGTCGCAGGACCGGTGAGGCGAAGATGGCGACGATGGCGGTGACGAGGAGAACATCGAACAGCGGGTACAGGGCAGCAATGGCCACACTCAGCGGATCGGTGCCGCTGGCGGCATCCGTGAATACCGGTCCGAGGATCGCGGCGAGGACCGCGGCCGCCCCCAGTGACGCCACAGCGCCGTCGAACAACGCCGAATTGAGGGAGCCGGGGGATTGACGCAGAACCAGCACCAGCAGGGCAGCCAAGGTGAGCGGGTAGTAGAGGAGGTATCCGACGTCGGCGAGCGACGGCGAGGGGAGCTCGCCTGAGGGGTTCATCGCGATGGCGTAGTACGTATCCCCTGCGGCGTTGAACGCCACTCCGATCGCAGCGAGGATCACTTCCGGTCTCGCGAACCTCGTCCGCACGGCGACGAGCCAGAAGACGCCGACGGGGACCCATTGAGCAACACTCGACAGCCACACGTTCACGAAGGTCGAGGCGGGGTCCCCAGGCACGAGGAGAAGCACGAGGAAGACCAGATTGACCACGAGCGTGAGGATGATGAGCGCACGGATCGCCCGGTCCAAGCGGCCGCTACCTGCCTCGGAACGCGGCGGAGTGGCGGACTGATCTGCTCCTGAGACGATCATCCATCCCTCCATCCGACCGGCACCGCACAACCACCTGGGCCACGTCGCCCACACGATCCGTCCGCGCGTCCTGCACGGCGACCGTGTTCCTCACGCCGCAGGTCGAGTGCGGTTCTGAGTGCTCCGAACTCTACGGGGCCGCGGTCGCCGAACTCGCTGTGACATGCGCGACGGCGATCTTGGTTTGCGCGGGTGAGTCGTTCTGGTTCAGGGATCGATACCTGTCAGGTCTCCCCGGCAGGGTCACCAGATCGTGCCGCCGCCGATCGAGATGCCGCCCCAGGTGAGTGCGATGAAGATCGCCGCGAACACGACGGGTGCGATGCCCTGACCGCTCCGTGCGAGCCCCTTGAGGAGTGCGATCACAGCAAGGACAGTCGCGACGATGGAAAGGCCGCCGCCCAAGATCAGACCGATGAACAGTGGAATGGGCATGAGAAGCAGGCCGGCGAGTGCGAACCAGAAGGCAGCCCAGGCGGTCGGGTTCGAGCGGCGTGCTGCGGAGGAAGACATGTCTCCATTATGAGTGCCCGTGCGGGGCAGGCGAGGAACCGAGGCGGGGTGGTCGGATGGCGCCGGTGGGTACGCTGATTGCGGCGTGCTCGTCATCGGGGTCGAGGCGCTTCAGAACGTCGTGAGGAGCCGTGACGGATGACCGTGTGGTGTGAGCGACTGATTCTGGACGGCATCGTGCATGAGAGTGTCCGGTTGGTGGCCGGGCCAGACGGACACGTCAGTGCGTTCGCGGTCGGTGAGGACCCGCACTCCGGAGACGTGATGATCGGTACGGCCCTACCGGGGGCCGCGAATGCCCATTCGCACGCCTTCCACCGCGCTCTGCGTGGGCGCACTCACGATCACGGCGGCGACTTCTGGACGTGGCGTGCGTTGATGTACCGCACCGCCGCGCTGCTCACACCGGAACGATACGGCCGGCTCGCCCGCGCGGTGTTCGCCGAGATGCTGTCGACGGGATACACGGCGGTGGGGGAGTTCCACTACGTTCACCACCGGCCCGACGGCCGTCCCTATCCGCACGAGATGGAGCTCGCCATCGCGGATGCCGCCGCGGACGTCGGCATCCGCTTGACGCTGCTCGACACCGCGTACCTCAACGGCGGGATCGGCGAGCCGCTGTCGGCCGCACAGAAGCGCTTCGGCGACGGCACCGCCGAGGCCTTCTTGAGTCGGTGGCACGAGCTCGCAGCGCTCGTCCCGGGGCTGGGCGCCGCGATTCACTCGGTGCGGGGGGTCGCGCCTGCCGATATCCGCACGATCGTCGAGGGACTTCCTCCCGACGTGCCGCTCCATGTTCACCTCTCCGAGCAGCCGAAGGAGAACGCGGATTCCCTGGCCGTCTACGGTGCCACGCCCACACGTGTGCTCGCACGCGAAGGCATGCTGGGTCCTCGTGCGAGCGTCGTCCATGCCACACACCTCACCGCCGACGACATCGACGCTCTCGGCGCTGCCGGCGTCACCGTCGTCATGTGTCCCACGACGGAAGGCGACCTCGGTGACGGAATCGGCCCCGCGAGGGAACTCCTCGATGCCGGGGCGGCTCTCGCCATCGGGTCGGACCAGAACGCCGTCGTCGATCCGTTCCTCGAAACCCGCGGGCTCGAAATGCAGGAGCGTCTTCGCAGTCTCCGCCGTGGGCGATTCACCATGGCGGAGCTCGGAGCGGCGATGAGTGAAAGCGGCTATCGCTCGCTCGGGCATCCTGCACCCCTGACGGTCGGCGGACCGCTCGACCTCATCGAGATCGACACTCGGTCGGCCAGGACGATCGGAGCAGAGCCGGCGCAGCTGGTGCTGTGCGCGACAGCATCCGATATCCGTCGTGTCGTGGTGGGCGGGCGCGTCGTAGCGGAAGAGGCAGCGCTGGCAGATGGTCGGCGCCCCGAGGATATGCTCGCTGACGCGATCGCGGAGGTGACAACGTGAGTACGTTGCTGACCGATATCGGAGAGCTCACGACGAATGATCCGGATGTCGGACGCCGTCACGACGCGGCGATCGTGATCGAGGACGGTCGAATCGCCTGGATCGGCAATGCCGCCTCAGCCCCGCCCGCTGACGAGGCGCTGGGTCTCGGGGGAGCGGCGCTCCTTCCCGGCTGGGTCGATACGCACACGCACCTCATCTTCGCGGGGGATCGATCCGGTGAATTCGAAGCCCGCATGGCGGGTGAGCGCTACGCCGCCGGCGGGATCGCGGTCACCGTCGCTGCGACGCGGGAGGCGACCGTCGATGAGCTCCGGGCGAACGCGGCATCTCTGCGTGCAGAGGCTGAGCGGGGCGGAACGACCTTTCTCGAGACGAAGACCGGCTACGGGCTCGACATCGACTCCGAAGTGCGCAGCGCGCGCGTCGCGCGAGACATCGCCGACAGCGTGACGTTCCTCGGCGCGCACGTCGTGCCTTCCGGGGTCGATGCACGCGAGTACGTGGACCTCGTCCGCGGACCGATGCTCGCGGCCGTGCGCCCGTACGTCGATGCGATCGACGTGTTCTGCGAGGACGGCGCCTTCACGGTGGACCAATCACGCGAAGTGCTTCTCGCGGGCCGCGCTGCCGGCCTTGCCCTGCGTGTGCACGGCAATCAGCTCGGTCATTCCGGAGGCGTGGCCTTGGCGGTCGAGCTGGGCGCGCGAAGCGTCGACCACTGCAACCACCTCACCGCGGATGACATCGACCTGCTCGCCGCATCCGACACCGTGGCGACGTTCCTGCCGGCGTGCGACCTGTCGACGCGCGAGCCCTTCGGACCCGCGCGCCAGCTCATCGACGCCGGAGCGACCGTGGCGCTCGCGACGAACTGCAACCCCGGGACGTCCTTCACGACGTCGATGCAGTTCTGCGTCGCCACTGCCGTCCTCCAGATGCGCCTCACGGTCGAGGAAGCCGTGTTCGCCGCCACCACCGCGGCGGCGCGCTCGGTGGATCGGGACGATGTGGGCGTCATCCGTGTGGGCGCGCGCGCCGATCTGCAGACACTTGCCGCGCCGGGGATCTCCCATCTGGCCTACCGGCCGGGCGTGCCGCTCACCGATCGGGTCTGGAAGGACGGGAAACTCCTCGCTCGCTGAGTGCGCTCAGCTGCCGCTGTAGAGCTCCCCGACGGGCACCGCCACGGAAAGGACATTCCCGGGCTGTGCGAGCGGGCACGCCCACGCCGGGTCGTACGCGCACGACGGGTTGTACGCGAAGTTGAAGTCGAGCACGATCGTGCCGCGCGCGGCATCCGAACCGAGGTCGGCTCCTTTGATCGTGTCGATCAGATAGCGACCCCCGCCGTAGGTGCCGCCCGGGCGCCCCGCCAGTCCATCTCTGACGGGGACGAAGAGTCCGCCGCCGTACGATGTGAGCCGCCAGACGTCGAGCGAACCGGCATCCGGTATCTGGACGACACCCACACGCTCGAACGGGACGACTCCGTCGGTGCCGGTCGCGAACTCGAAGCGGCCCGGCTCGGCGGGGAGGATGGGAAGCTCGAACCGCCAGTCCGGATCGTAGGGGGCGATTGACAGACCCTCGAAGAGCAATCGGTCGTCTTCGAGGAGAGGCGTCGCAGGATGCCGCGCCATGAGGTCGTCGCGCTCGATACGCCAGAGTTCGTGGGCCTCTTCGGGATCGTCCGCCCGTCGGACCTCGGCGTAGAGGGCGAAAACTCGGCGTCGCCAGTCGACGACCTCCGCGGCGGTGCGCGCACTGTGAGCGGTCATCCCCTCAGGCTACGTGCCTCGGCTCTCGCGTCGCGCGGTCCATTGACGCGCGCGGTGTCTGGTGCCATGCTCAGCGCACCAGCGCCATTGGGGTGAGAGCTGGCAGACGCAGGTCTGTGTACCACGGGGGGTGCGCCATAAACGCAACGGCAACACCGACACCCACACCGACACCATTCGACCCGGCGGGAACGGCTGCAAATGTCGCTCTGTCGAACTACTACCTGGCGATCATTTTGATCGTGGCGGCGATCACCGTCATTGTGATCGCACTCGGCTTCGCCTGGATCTATCACCGGAAAGCGCTCCAGATCATCATGTCGGCGGTTTCCCGAGGTGCGATTCTCGGTTCCCCTGTGAACGAGGATGTCGGGGCACGCGGGGTCGGGCCGCGCGTCGTCGGGCCCTCCTGCGGCAAGCCCTCAGAGGAGTTCTTCTTCGTGCTCATCGGTGTGGACGCCAGCACCGCCGTGAAGTGGACGGCCGCGGACGGGTCGCCATCCTCCGGCGACGAGCAGACGTTCACCACGAAGTTCGCTGCGGGCGGGGATCACACCGTCCAGGTTGCGATCGACGGAGTGGCCGAGCCTCTGACGAAGACGGTCACCGTCGGCGCTGCGTCCGGATCGGGCGCGCCGATCGCGATCCCGTTCGTGTTGAAGAACTGGGGACGCCTTGTCATCGTCCTGTTCGGTGTCGGCGTGATCGCCGCACTCATGGTGACGAAGACCATCAGCGCGGAGGCCGGGATCGGCATCCTCGGCGCACTACTGGGCGTCGGAGCTACCGCAGCGGCGGCCGGGGGCGCGGGCGGTGACACGGTGACCAGCGGCGTGCAGCCTCCTTCGGGGGATTCCGGAACCGTGCCCGACTCCGGATCGGTGCTGGGTCGACGTGGCAAGAAGTGACGGTCGTCTGCCCGGAACCGGGTTCGACGACGACGATCCCGTCGAGGTGCTCGGGTCGGCGTGGACGATGGGTCAACTCCGCTCTCCCGGCGGCGCGTGGCTGATCAAGCCGGTCCGCCCGCCGGAGTACGACGTTCTTCCCTGGCCCGATGGAGAGTGGGTCATGGCCGTCGTAGACACGGGTGTGTGCGACGACTACCCGCCGCTCGCTGGTCGCATCGTCGAGCAGGTCGATCTGACAGGAGAGGGTGTCCGTGATGAGGACGGACACGGAACCGCGGTGACGGCCATCATGCTCGCCTACAACTCGCCACGTACGAAGATCGTGAGCGTCAAAGCGCTCGATCGCGATGGCGCCTCGTCGGTCGGTCGACTCGCGGTCGGCATGAGGAAGGCCGCCGCGCTCTTGCGTGGACGAGGGACGATCATCAATCTCTCCGCGGGGCGGCGCACCCCGGCCTGCGCGGGCACCTGTCCGCTGTGCACGACCGCGAAGCAACTCGAGGCTGACGGCTTCCGCCTGCTCGCTGCTGCGGGCAACACCCCCGGCGTCACCTACTGTCCTGCGAAGAGCACCGCCTTCGCGATCACCTCGACAGAGCAGGATGCCGCACCCGGGACGATCCAGGTCGAGCTTCCGCCGTGGGAGCCGCTCGATCCGGAGGGCATCTAGCGGGCCTCGCGAGTGCTGTCTGAAGCTACGCCTACGCTGTCACCATGGCGACGGAACAATTGACCTTTCAGGCGAAGATCGGTGTCGAGGTCAAGGGCGACACCTGGACCTGTATCGAGATCCCTGGATCTGCCGAATTCTTCGGAGCAGGCAAGACCGTCAGAGTCGACGCGAAGGTCGACGACCTCGTTCTCGAGAACGTCGGTGCGATGGTGACAGGCACGGGCGGACACATGGTGTCTCTCAACGCGAAGGTTCGCAAGGCCATCGGCAAGGACATCGGAGACGTCGTCGCCGTGGAGATCACGAAGCGCTAGGAGCGCTCTCTGCCCTGCCCGCGTTTAGGCTGACTCGGTGCGAGAGTTCATTCGCGGAGCCGCGATGCTGGGTCGTGGCTTCGGATACTGGTCCCGACGCCCCGGGTTGATGGCCCTCGGACTCGTCCCGGCCGCGATCGTCGCTGCACTCTTCCTCGCGGCACTGATCGCGCTCGGCGCCTTCTTGCCGGGGATCACGGAAGCGCTCACCCCTTTCGCGGGAACGTGGCCCGCTGTCTGGGCGACCGTCATCCGAATCGCCGTCGGGACGGCGCTCATCGGAGCCGCTCTCGTGCTCGTGGCGGTGACGTTCACCGCCGCCACTCTTGTCGTGGGGGAGCCCTTCTACGATCGGATCTGGCGTGCCGTCGAGGGCGAACTCGGCGACGCGGATATCGAAGCCGACTACGGCTTCTGGCAATCGGTCGGCGATGCGACGCGCCTGGTCGTGCGGGGTATCGCCGCCGCGCTCCTCGCCGCTCTCGCCGGTCTGATTCCGGTCGTCGGGGGAGTGATCGCGACGTTCCTCGGTGTGCTGATGACGGGCTGGCTGCTCGCCGTCGAACTGACATCTCGTGCTCTGACGGCCCGTGGCATCCGCCCCGATACTCGCAAGGAGCTGCTGCGCCGGCGCAGGGGCCTCGCGCTCGGATTCGGTGTCGCGACGCAGTTGTGCTTTCTCGTCCCCGGTGGCGCGGTCGCGACGATGGCCGCCGCCGTGGCGGGATCCACGATGCTCGCGCGAACACTCCTGGAGCCGACAGCGGGCGCCGAATCCGAGGGATCGGACCCGACGGCAGCTGTCGCGTAGCGGGCGACGATCGCGACATGGACGATCCCCGGCTCCCCGTCAACCCCTTTGCGGGTCGCTGAGTCGGCGAGCAGGCTGGTTGTCCACGTCACCGCAACAGGAGGAACCATGTCTACCGACTCACCCCAGGAAGCCCACCAAGACGCCGACACGATGCCGGACACGGAAGAACTCGAAGAGCCCAGCACGGAAAAGGATCCGGGCGAGGAGCCCAAGAGCGAAACGCCCGATGACCCGGATGCCGACCACCACGCCGTGGGAATCGGTGTGATCGACGACGGCCCCGCGCCTGCCCACTCGTAGGGGGATTGACCCTGGCTACTGCTTGCCGCCGTCGATCCAGTGCGTGTGCGCCTTGAGCGCATGGAGCACGGCGAGACGCACGACGAAGTAGACCACGACCGCCAGCACGGCCACGATGACTGCATAGAAGAGGATCGCGACGAGGATTCCGGTGCCGAACATCATCAGCCCACCCTATGCACCGCTCCGGGCGCTCGCACAATTCGCGTGATCAGGAGACCATCGTGACGGTTGCGAGCGCCGAGTCCCAGCGGCGCATGTGCGTTGCGTGACCGTCGCGAGGGAGCCCGACGAGTTCGCGCGCATGATCGACCGCCTCGCGACGAAGCCGTCGGGCCAACGTGACGTGCGGAGTCCACGCTCCGGGAGCCGTGTGGGGGAGATCCTCTCCCGGCGGCGCCAGCGCGTGGACGGTGCGGTGAAGCTCTGTGAGCGGTTCGTCGAGTCGGACAGGTCGCGCGAGCACCACACGACTCCCGTGGTCGAACGTGATCGGATCTCCGAGTCGGATGCCGATGGGCAATTGCCGCACCGCTGCGCCGAAATCGGTGACGGGAAGCTCACGGCGAGCGAGCAGGGTCACGTGTGGCCGGTTCGATGGAGACGTATGGGCGGCGAGACTCGAGAGTCCGGCGTCGGACAGGCGCCGCCAGTCGTCACGCACGGCACGCTCGGTGTCAGCATCGAGCAGGAGTTCGATGCTGACGACCTGGTTCCGTGGCGTCACACCTGACGCTTGATGAATCGCATGAGCCATGCGATGACGGCGAGCACGAGAACGACGATGCCGATCCACAGCAAGAACTTCACGGCTTCGACGAAGATGCCGAGCGCGAGCAAGACGAGTCCGATGATGAGCAGGATGATGGCGAGTGCGGGCATGCTTCCATCATCGCGGCACTCTCCGAGATCTTCACCGGGTTGACACGACTCCGAAAATTCTCCAATCCGTTCTCGGAACGGCTCCGAACAGAGGTCACCCGACGCTCTGGCCTGCGCGGGGACGTGTGCGAGGAGGCGCCATGGCCACTGGGGAATGGGGCGTGGCAGCGGGTGGACGGGTTTCCCGTCGCATCCCTCGCCCGCATGCGGTGCGGACCCCGCGGCCGATGTGGATGCGTGTAGCCGGGGGGCATACGGATCAGTCGGCCGTGGGCCCGCGGCCCATACGTGTCGCACACGCAAGCGTTGTCAGCGGGTGGGTC
This genomic stretch from Microbacterium sp. SLBN-146 harbors:
- a CDS encoding cell wall metabolism sensor histidine kinase WalK; amino-acid sequence: MIVSGADQSATPPRSEAGSGRLDRAIRALIILTLVVNLVFLVLLLVPGDPASTFVNVWLSSVAQWVPVGVFWLVAVRTRFARPEVILAAIGVAFNAAGDTYYAIAMNPSGELPSPSLADVGYLLYYPLTLAALLVLVLRQSPGSLNSALFDGAVASLGAAAVLAAILGPVFTDAASGTDPLSVAIAALYPLFDVLLVTAIVAIFASPVLRLGPRWPFLVVGFLLFAGADIVYALLTREGTYSTGTPLDAAWTLGLACTAIWVDGVTRIEPRITPTISNPRILPVPALAVLASLVVLLIASQTHVPTVALVLAAAAIVLAAVTVMSRHAALARLLERQELLVQQLKELDKSKSDIINTMSHEMRTPLTSILGYLDLVLDDDEALSASTKKRLWIVERNARRLHDLARDMLLLARLESGRATQTARSFEVGRVLRRVEESLRPLAASQGASLTMSAEGGAVIDGDEDQLEQAFMNVIENAVKFTPSSGRIHVDMKPALQSDGTTTVVISITDTGMGIPEDDIPHVFDRFYRATNAQDQAVQGTGLGLAIVREIVQAHHGDLSISSVLGEGTSLRIALPSRDE
- the hutI gene encoding imidazolonepropionase, yielding MSTLLTDIGELTTNDPDVGRRHDAAIVIEDGRIAWIGNAASAPPADEALGLGGAALLPGWVDTHTHLIFAGDRSGEFEARMAGERYAAGGIAVTVAATREATVDELRANAASLRAEAERGGTTFLETKTGYGLDIDSEVRSARVARDIADSVTFLGAHVVPSGVDAREYVDLVRGPMLAAVRPYVDAIDVFCEDGAFTVDQSREVLLAGRAAGLALRVHGNQLGHSGGVALAVELGARSVDHCNHLTADDIDLLAASDTVATFLPACDLSTREPFGPARQLIDAGATVALATNCNPGTSFTTSMQFCVATAVLQMRLTVEEAVFAATTAAARSVDRDDVGVIRVGARADLQTLAAPGISHLAYRPGVPLTDRVWKDGKLLAR
- a CDS encoding formimidoylglutamate deiminase, translated to MTVWCERLILDGIVHESVRLVAGPDGHVSAFAVGEDPHSGDVMIGTALPGAANAHSHAFHRALRGRTHDHGGDFWTWRALMYRTAALLTPERYGRLARAVFAEMLSTGYTAVGEFHYVHHRPDGRPYPHEMELAIADAAADVGIRLTLLDTAYLNGGIGEPLSAAQKRFGDGTAEAFLSRWHELAALVPGLGAAIHSVRGVAPADIRTIVEGLPPDVPLHVHLSEQPKENADSLAVYGATPTRVLAREGMLGPRASVVHATHLTADDIDALGAAGVTVVMCPTTEGDLGDGIGPARELLDAGAALAIGSDQNAVVDPFLETRGLEMQERLRSLRRGRFTMAELGAAMSESGYRSLGHPAPLTVGGPLDLIEIDTRSARTIGAEPAQLVLCATASDIRRVVVGGRVVAEEAALADGRRPEDMLADAIAEVTT
- a CDS encoding LON peptidase substrate-binding domain-containing protein, whose translation is MDTMAMFPLGSVLFPYTPLALRVFEPRYLTMIGRLLDVTDPEFGVVLIERGLEAGGGDQRASVGTRARILQIEAGAEDLYVVAVGGERLSVHEWREDDPYPIAHVSTMPPLTWDDALEPLRREAERVVRRVGSLASALGESRWDPETPLSDDPLESSWQLAAITPLGEYDRFRLLNSTTLGGLLRAVIDLSLDEETVLIARIADARDQNEDDL
- a CDS encoding 2'-5' RNA ligase family protein yields the protein MTPRNQVVSIELLLDADTERAVRDDWRRLSDAGLSSLAAHTSPSNRPHVTLLARRELPVTDFGAAVRQLPIGIRLGDPITFDHGSRVVLARPVRLDEPLTELHRTVHALAPPGEDLPHTAPGAWTPHVTLARRLRREAVDHARELVGLPRDGHATHMRRWDSALATVTMVS
- a CDS encoding S8 family serine peptidase; protein product: MARSDGRLPGTGFDDDDPVEVLGSAWTMGQLRSPGGAWLIKPVRPPEYDVLPWPDGEWVMAVVDTGVCDDYPPLAGRIVEQVDLTGEGVRDEDGHGTAVTAIMLAYNSPRTKIVSVKALDRDGASSVGRLAVGMRKAAALLRGRGTIINLSAGRRTPACAGTCPLCTTAKQLEADGFRLLAAAGNTPGVTYCPAKSTAFAITSTEQDAAPGTIQVELPPWEPLDPEGI
- a CDS encoding EI24 domain-containing protein, with product MREFIRGAAMLGRGFGYWSRRPGLMALGLVPAAIVAALFLAALIALGAFLPGITEALTPFAGTWPAVWATVIRIAVGTALIGAALVLVAVTFTAATLVVGEPFYDRIWRAVEGELGDADIEADYGFWQSVGDATRLVVRGIAAALLAALAGLIPVVGGVIATFLGVLMTGWLLAVELTSRALTARGIRPDTRKELLRRRRGLALGFGVATQLCFLVPGGAVATMAAAVAGSTMLARTLLEPTAGAESEGSDPTAAVA
- a CDS encoding VOC family protein, coding for MSESGWRGFLASAGLDDWSILHGGPTAVYRVESLTNAARLAAAIADLPGLGLRTVLTLASDRMTVKLTRELWATEQEHVEVARAISAVAREFSAVADASAAQEVQVAIAAHPDAIDLPFWRAVLGYAPMAEDNGIDPLGQSSTVWMQDLDSAKPLRHAMHLDVSLSKDHIRARLETALTAGGRIVDDSEAPASWILADRSGNKVCLAAWPDGAAPSA
- a CDS encoding DUF1905 domain-containing protein, whose protein sequence is MATEQLTFQAKIGVEVKGDTWTCIEIPGSAEFFGAGKTVRVDAKVDDLVLENVGAMVTGTGGHMVSLNAKVRKAIGKDIGDVVAVEITKR
- a CDS encoding DUF1684 domain-containing protein, whose amino-acid sequence is MTAHSARTAAEVVDWRRRVFALYAEVRRADDPEEAHELWRIERDDLMARHPATPLLEDDRLLFEGLSIAPYDPDWRFELPILPAEPGRFEFATGTDGVVPFERVGVVQIPDAGSLDVWRLTSYGGGLFVPVRDGLAGRPGGTYGGGRYLIDTIKGADLGSDAARGTIVLDFNFAYNPSCAYDPAWACPLAQPGNVLSVAVPVGELYSGS
- a CDS encoding PKD domain-containing protein, whose translation is MAAITVIVIALGFAWIYHRKALQIIMSAVSRGAILGSPVNEDVGARGVGPRVVGPSCGKPSEEFFFVLIGVDASTAVKWTAADGSPSSGDEQTFTTKFAAGGDHTVQVAIDGVAEPLTKTVTVGAASGSGAPIAIPFVLKNWGRLVIVLFGVGVIAALMVTKTISAEAGIGILGALLGVGATAAAAGGAGGDTVTSGVQPPSGDSGTVPDSGSVLGRRGKK